A region of Streptomyces sp. NBC_01750 DNA encodes the following proteins:
- a CDS encoding ammonium transporter, producing the protein MPPGISTLAADTPTLSAANTGFMLICSALVMIMTPGLAFFYGGMVRVKSTLNMLMMSFISLGIVTILWVLYGFSAAFGTDKGGFIGWTSDYVGLSGIGITQLWDGYTIPVYVFAVFQLMFAIITPALISGALADRVKFTAWALFVALWVTVVYFPVAHWVWGAGGWLFELGVIDFAGGTAVHINAGAAALGVILVIGKRVGFKKDPMRPHSLPLVMLGAGLLWFGWFGFNAGSWLGNDDGVGAVMFVNTQVATAAAMLAWLAYEKIRHGAFTTLGAASGAVAGLVAITPSGGSCSPLGAIGIGAIAGVLCAMAVGLKFKFGYDDSLDVVGVHLVGGVAGSLLVGLFATGGVQSDAKGLLYGGGFDQLGKQAVGVFAVLAYSLVVSAILAFLLDKTIGMRVDEDVEVSGIDQDEHAETAYDFSGAGGGAGSRKAVPTPSDAVAAAGPTKKVDA; encoded by the coding sequence ATGCCTCCAGGCATCTCGACGCTTGCAGCAGACACTCCGACGCTGTCCGCCGCCAACACCGGCTTTATGCTCATCTGCTCCGCCCTGGTGATGATCATGACTCCGGGCCTGGCCTTCTTCTACGGAGGCATGGTCCGGGTCAAGAGCACCCTCAACATGCTGATGATGAGCTTCATCAGCCTCGGCATCGTCACGATCCTGTGGGTGCTGTACGGCTTCAGCGCCGCCTTCGGCACGGACAAGGGCGGCTTCATCGGCTGGACCTCGGACTATGTCGGACTGAGCGGCATCGGGATCACCCAGCTGTGGGACGGCTACACCATCCCGGTGTATGTCTTCGCCGTCTTCCAGCTGATGTTCGCGATCATCACGCCCGCACTGATAAGTGGTGCGCTCGCGGACCGCGTGAAGTTCACCGCCTGGGCGCTGTTCGTGGCGCTGTGGGTCACCGTCGTCTACTTCCCGGTCGCGCACTGGGTATGGGGCGCCGGCGGCTGGCTCTTCGAACTCGGCGTCATCGACTTCGCCGGCGGTACGGCCGTCCACATCAACGCGGGTGCCGCGGCCCTCGGTGTGATCCTCGTCATCGGCAAGCGCGTCGGCTTCAAGAAGGACCCGATGCGGCCGCACAGCCTGCCGCTGGTGATGCTCGGTGCCGGGCTCCTGTGGTTCGGCTGGTTCGGCTTCAACGCCGGCTCGTGGCTCGGCAACGACGACGGCGTCGGCGCGGTGATGTTCGTCAACACCCAGGTCGCCACCGCCGCCGCGATGCTCGCCTGGCTGGCGTACGAGAAGATCCGCCACGGCGCCTTCACCACGCTGGGTGCCGCCTCCGGCGCCGTCGCCGGCCTGGTCGCCATCACCCCGTCCGGTGGCTCCTGCTCGCCGCTCGGCGCGATCGGGATCGGCGCCATCGCCGGTGTGCTCTGCGCCATGGCCGTCGGTCTGAAGTTCAAGTTCGGCTACGACGACTCCCTCGATGTCGTCGGCGTCCACCTCGTCGGCGGTGTCGCCGGCTCGCTGCTCGTCGGTCTCTTCGCCACCGGTGGCGTCCAGTCCGACGCCAAGGGCCTCCTCTACGGCGGCGGCTTCGACCAACTCGGCAAGCAGGCCGTCGGTGTCTTCGCGGTACTGGCCTACTCTCTGGTTGTCTCGGCGATCCTCGCCTTCCTCCTCGACAAGACGATCGGCATGCGGGTCGACGAGGACGTAGAGGTCTCCGGTATCGACCAGGATGAGCACGCCGAGACGGCGTACGACTTCAGCGGCGCGGGCGGCGGTGCAGGCTCCCGCAAGGCCGTACCCACGCCGAGTGATGCCGTGGCAGCCGCAGGACCGACCAAGAAGGTGGACGCATGA
- the nsdA gene encoding transcriptional repressor NsdA: MGGTGAGGTNTDKRPNEQLSSWFVRSGWSKGELARQVNRRARQMGAHHISTDTSRVRRWLDGEQPREPIPRILSELFSERFGSVVAIEDLGLRSAHQSPSVSGVDLPWAGPQTVALLSEFSRSDLMLARRGFLGTSLALAAGPALVEPMQRWLVPSPVGEPGQPAPGAMRRASRLSKPELDLLECTTAMFRQWDAQCGGGLRRKAVVGQLHEVTDLLQEPQPGETAQRLFKCAAELAELAGWMSYDVGLQPTAQKYFVLALHAAKEAADKPLGSYILSSMSRQMIHLGRPEDALELIHLAQYGSRDCATPRTQAMLYAMEARAYANMGQPSKCKRAVRMAEDTFADVGLDGEPEPDWIRFFSEAELNGENAHSYRDLAYVAGRSPTYASLAEPVMERAVDLFGKDEEHQRSYALNLIGMATVHLLKREPEQSMVLAGRALTVARKVRSERANTRLRKTVDTAARDFGDVAEVAHFTDELTARLPETAEAV, from the coding sequence GTGGGCGGCACCGGCGCAGGCGGTACGAATACCGACAAGCGCCCGAACGAGCAGTTGAGTTCGTGGTTCGTGCGCAGTGGTTGGTCGAAGGGTGAGCTGGCACGCCAAGTGAACCGCCGGGCACGCCAGATGGGCGCGCACCACATCAGCACGGACACCTCACGCGTGCGCCGCTGGCTCGACGGCGAGCAGCCGCGTGAGCCGATCCCGCGCATCCTCTCCGAGCTGTTCTCCGAGCGTTTCGGCAGCGTCGTCGCCATCGAGGACCTCGGACTGCGCTCGGCGCACCAGTCGCCCTCGGTGTCCGGAGTGGATCTGCCCTGGGCGGGGCCGCAGACCGTCGCGCTGCTCAGCGAGTTCTCGCGCAGCGACCTGATGCTGGCGCGGCGCGGCTTCCTCGGGACCTCGCTCGCACTGGCCGCTGGCCCCGCCCTCGTCGAGCCGATGCAGCGCTGGCTGGTGCCGTCGCCGGTCGGCGAGCCGGGACAGCCGGCGCCGGGCGCCATGCGCAGGGCCTCCCGGCTCTCCAAGCCCGAGCTCGACCTGCTGGAGTGCACCACCGCGATGTTCCGCCAGTGGGACGCGCAGTGCGGCGGCGGACTGCGCCGCAAGGCGGTCGTGGGCCAACTCCACGAGGTCACCGATCTGCTGCAGGAGCCGCAGCCCGGGGAAACGGCCCAGCGGCTGTTCAAATGCGCCGCCGAGCTCGCGGAGCTGGCCGGCTGGATGAGTTACGACGTCGGCCTGCAGCCCACCGCGCAGAAGTACTTCGTACTGGCCCTGCACGCCGCCAAGGAAGCGGCCGACAAGCCGCTCGGCTCGTACATCCTGTCCTCCATGAGCCGCCAGATGATCCACCTCGGCCGGCCCGAGGACGCCCTGGAACTCATCCATCTCGCGCAGTACGGCAGCCGCGACTGCGCGACCCCGCGCACCCAGGCGATGCTGTATGCGATGGAGGCCCGCGCCTACGCCAATATGGGCCAGCCCAGCAAGTGCAAGCGAGCCGTCCGGATGGCCGAGGACACCTTCGCCGACGTCGGTCTCGACGGCGAGCCCGAGCCCGACTGGATCCGCTTCTTCTCCGAGGCCGAGCTCAACGGCGAGAACGCCCACTCGTACCGCGACCTCGCCTATGTGGCAGGCCGAAGCCCCACGTACGCCTCGCTCGCCGAGCCGGTGATGGAGCGCGCCGTCGATCTCTTCGGCAAGGACGAGGAGCACCAGCGGTCGTACGCACTCAACCTGATCGGCATGGCCACGGTCCATCTGCTGAAGAGGGAGCCCGAGCAGTCCATGGTCCTGGCCGGACGGGCGCTCACCGTCGCCAGGAAGGTCCGCTCCGAGCGGGCCAACACCCGGTTGCGCAAGACCGTCGACACGGCGGCCAGGGACTTCGGAGACGTAGCCGAAGTGGCGCACTTCACCGACGAGCTCACAGCCCGGCTCCCCGAAACCGCGGAAGCGGTCTGA
- a CDS encoding P-II family nitrogen regulator, protein MKLITAVVKPHRLDEIKEALQAFGVQGLTVTEASGYGRQRGHTEVYRGAEYTVDLVPKIRIEVLVEDDEAEQLIDVVVKAARTGKIGDGKVWSVPVDTAVRVRTGERGPDAL, encoded by the coding sequence ATGAAGCTCATCACCGCAGTCGTGAAGCCACACCGGCTGGACGAGATCAAGGAGGCCCTGCAGGCCTTCGGCGTCCAGGGGCTCACGGTCACGGAGGCCAGCGGATACGGCCGCCAGCGCGGCCACACCGAGGTCTACCGCGGCGCGGAGTACACCGTCGACCTGGTCCCGAAGATCCGCATCGAGGTGCTGGTCGAGGACGACGAGGCCGAACAGCTCATCGACGTCGTCGTCAAGGCGGCCCGCACCGGCAAGATCGGTGACGGCAAGGTGTGGAGCGTGCCGGTCGACACGGCGGTACGGGTGCGGACCGGCGAACGCGGACCTGACGCACTGTAA
- a CDS encoding [protein-PII] uridylyltransferase codes for MTSLEVTTEAEDSGPSGYAAARLRLLSEKERSGPPRRAALAKLTDDWLSALFTTAALEAGVRGAALVAVGGYGRGELSPRSDLDLLLLHDGSADAGAIATLADRIWYPVWDLGLALDHSVRTPAEARKTAGEDLKVQLGLLDARPVVGDLGLVTGLRTAVLADWRNQAPKRLPELDELCRERAERQGELQFLLEPDLKEARGGLRDATALRAVAASWLADAPREGLAEARRRLLDARDALHLATGRATDRLALQEQDQVATELGLLDADALLRQVYEAARTISYAADVTWREVNRVLRARSLRPRLRAMLSGGRGPQPERSPLAEGVVEQDGEVVLARAARPERDAVLPLRAAAAAAQSGLPISLHAVRRLAATARPLPVPWPAEAREELVTLLGAGESTVAVWEALEAEGLITQLLPDWERVRCRPQRNPVHTWTVDRHLVEAAVKASSLTRRVGRPDLLLVAALLHDIGKGWPGDHSVAGETIAKDLAARIGFDRADVAVIATLVRHHLLLIETATRRDLDDPATVASVASVVGSAATLELLHALTEADALATGPAAWSSWRGSLVADLVTRVAAVLAGDAPPEPEPAAPSAEQERLAIEALRTGEPVLALHAQTERPEQPQDPDQPEAVGVELLIALPDQPGVLPAAAGVLALHRLTVRAADLRSIDLPTELGELSGVLLLSWRVAAEYGSLPQAARLRADLVRALDGTLDIPARLAEREAAYPRRRGVKAPPPRVTVAAAGSRLATVIEVRAQDAPGLLHRIGRALDEAAVRVRSAHVSTLGANAVDAFYVTGLEGAPLPPEQASETARALEAMLRA; via the coding sequence GTGACGAGCCTCGAAGTGACCACCGAAGCGGAAGACTCGGGACCCAGCGGCTATGCGGCGGCCCGGCTGCGCCTTCTCAGTGAGAAGGAGCGGTCCGGGCCGCCGCGCCGTGCCGCCCTGGCCAAGCTGACCGACGACTGGCTGTCCGCGCTGTTCACCACCGCCGCTCTGGAGGCCGGGGTACGGGGCGCGGCACTCGTCGCCGTCGGCGGCTACGGGCGCGGCGAACTGTCGCCGCGCAGCGACCTCGATCTGCTCCTGCTGCACGACGGGAGCGCGGACGCAGGCGCGATCGCCACTCTCGCCGACCGGATCTGGTACCCGGTGTGGGATCTGGGGCTGGCCCTCGACCACTCCGTACGCACTCCGGCCGAGGCCCGCAAGACGGCGGGCGAGGACCTCAAGGTCCAGCTCGGGCTGCTGGACGCGCGGCCGGTCGTGGGCGATCTGGGGCTGGTGACCGGGCTGCGTACCGCCGTACTGGCCGACTGGCGCAACCAGGCGCCCAAGCGGCTGCCCGAGCTGGACGAACTGTGCCGTGAACGGGCCGAGCGCCAGGGCGAGCTGCAGTTCCTCCTCGAACCCGACCTCAAGGAGGCGCGGGGCGGGCTGCGGGACGCCACCGCGCTGCGCGCCGTCGCCGCTTCCTGGCTCGCCGACGCGCCGCGCGAGGGCCTCGCCGAGGCCCGCAGGCGGCTGCTGGACGCGCGGGACGCGCTGCATCTGGCCACCGGCCGGGCCACCGACCGGCTCGCGCTCCAGGAGCAGGACCAGGTGGCCACCGAGCTCGGTCTGCTGGACGCCGACGCACTGCTGCGGCAGGTCTACGAGGCGGCGCGCACCATCTCGTACGCCGCGGATGTCACCTGGCGGGAAGTGAACCGGGTGCTCAGGGCACGGTCCCTGCGGCCGCGGCTGCGGGCGATGCTGAGCGGCGGGCGCGGTCCGCAGCCCGAGCGCAGCCCGCTCGCCGAGGGTGTCGTCGAACAGGACGGCGAGGTGGTGCTTGCCCGCGCCGCACGCCCGGAACGCGACGCGGTGCTCCCGCTGCGGGCCGCTGCCGCCGCTGCCCAGTCCGGGCTGCCGATCTCCCTGCACGCCGTACGCCGGCTCGCCGCCACCGCGCGGCCACTGCCGGTGCCGTGGCCCGCCGAGGCCCGCGAGGAGCTCGTCACCCTGCTCGGCGCGGGGGAGTCGACGGTCGCGGTCTGGGAGGCGCTGGAGGCCGAGGGCCTGATCACCCAGCTGCTTCCCGACTGGGAGCGCGTACGGTGCCGGCCGCAGCGCAACCCCGTGCACACCTGGACCGTTGACCGCCACCTCGTCGAGGCGGCGGTCAAGGCCTCGTCCCTCACCCGCCGCGTCGGCCGTCCCGACCTGCTGCTGGTCGCGGCCCTGCTGCACGACATCGGGAAGGGCTGGCCCGGCGACCACTCGGTGGCCGGCGAGACCATCGCCAAGGACCTCGCGGCCCGGATCGGATTCGACCGTGCCGACGTGGCCGTCATCGCCACGCTCGTACGCCACCACCTGCTGCTCATCGAAACGGCGACCCGGCGCGATCTGGACGACCCGGCGACCGTCGCCTCGGTCGCCTCCGTCGTGGGCTCGGCGGCCACCCTCGAGCTGCTGCACGCCCTCACCGAGGCCGATGCCCTCGCCACCGGACCCGCGGCCTGGTCGTCCTGGCGCGGTTCGCTGGTCGCGGACCTGGTGACACGGGTCGCCGCGGTTCTGGCCGGCGACGCCCCGCCCGAGCCGGAGCCCGCCGCGCCCAGCGCCGAGCAGGAACGGCTCGCCATCGAGGCGCTGCGCACCGGTGAGCCGGTGCTCGCGCTGCATGCTCAGACCGAGCGCCCCGAGCAGCCCCAGGACCCGGACCAGCCCGAAGCCGTCGGCGTGGAACTGCTGATCGCCCTGCCCGACCAGCCGGGTGTGCTGCCCGCCGCGGCCGGTGTGCTCGCTCTGCACCGGCTGACGGTCCGCGCCGCCGATCTGCGCTCCATCGACCTGCCCACCGAACTCGGCGAGCTCTCCGGAGTACTGCTGCTGAGCTGGCGGGTGGCGGCCGAGTACGGCTCGCTGCCGCAGGCCGCCCGGCTCCGTGCCGATCTCGTACGGGCGCTGGACGGGACGCTGGACATTCCGGCAAGACTCGCCGAACGCGAGGCCGCGTACCCGCGCCGGCGCGGGGTCAAGGCCCCGCCGCCGCGGGTGACCGTGGCCGCCGCGGGCTCCCGGCTCGCGACGGTGATCGAGGTCCGTGCCCAGGACGCACCCGGACTGCTGCACCGGATCGGCCGCGCGCTGGACGAGGCGGCGGTACGCGTCCGCAGCGCCCATGTCTCCACACTGGGCGCGAACGCCGTCGACGCCTTCTATGTAACGGGCCTGGAAGGGGCGCCGCTGCCCCCGGAACAGGCCTCCGAGACCGCCCGTGCGCTCGAGGCGATGCTGCGCGCCTGA
- the ftsY gene encoding signal recognition particle-docking protein FtsY, giving the protein MEIVILAVVIALVAVGAISGLVVSSRKKKQLPPSAPPSTPTITAPPAEPQVGEDAAPTVEEPRRTIEEVDLPDTAEAVGTPAAVEDPVVAAPPVPEIEIPEPTAGRLVRLRARLARSQNSLGKGLLTLLSRDNLDEETWEEIEDTLLTADVGVAPTQELVERLRERVRVLGTRTPQELRSLLREELLHLLGTDFDRAVKTESGLDTPGVVMVVGVNGTGKTTTTGKLARVLVADGRSVVLGAADTFRAAAADQLQTWGERVGARTVRGPEGGDPASIAFDAVKEGIAEGADVVLIDTAGRLHTKTGLMDELGKVKRVVEKHGPLDEILLVLDATTGQNGLVQARVFAEVVDITGIVLTKLDGTAKGGIVIAVQRELGVPVKLVGLGEGPDDLAPFEPEAFVDALIGE; this is encoded by the coding sequence ATGGAAATCGTCATCCTTGCTGTAGTCATCGCCCTGGTCGCGGTCGGCGCGATCAGCGGGCTCGTGGTCAGCAGCCGCAAGAAGAAGCAGCTGCCGCCCTCGGCACCGCCGAGTACGCCGACCATCACTGCCCCGCCCGCCGAGCCTCAGGTCGGCGAGGACGCCGCACCGACGGTCGAGGAACCGCGCCGCACGATCGAGGAGGTCGACCTCCCCGACACCGCCGAGGCGGTCGGTACCCCGGCCGCCGTCGAGGATCCGGTCGTCGCGGCGCCCCCCGTCCCCGAGATCGAGATCCCCGAACCGACCGCAGGCCGGCTGGTCCGCCTGCGCGCCCGCCTCGCCCGCTCCCAGAACTCCCTCGGCAAGGGGCTGCTCACGCTCCTGTCGCGCGACAACCTCGACGAGGAGACCTGGGAGGAGATCGAGGACACCCTGCTCACCGCGGATGTCGGCGTCGCGCCGACCCAGGAGCTGGTCGAGCGGCTGCGCGAGCGCGTACGGGTGCTCGGCACGCGGACCCCCCAGGAGCTGCGCTCCCTGCTGCGCGAGGAGCTGCTGCACCTCCTCGGCACCGACTTCGACCGCGCGGTGAAGACCGAGAGCGGTCTGGACACCCCGGGCGTCGTCATGGTCGTCGGCGTCAACGGCACCGGAAAGACCACGACGACCGGCAAGCTCGCGCGGGTCCTGGTCGCGGACGGCCGCTCCGTGGTGCTCGGCGCGGCGGACACGTTCCGTGCGGCGGCCGCGGACCAGCTCCAGACCTGGGGCGAACGGGTCGGCGCGCGCACGGTGCGCGGCCCCGAGGGCGGTGACCCGGCCTCGATCGCGTTCGACGCGGTCAAGGAGGGCATCGCCGAGGGCGCTGACGTCGTACTCATCGACACGGCGGGCCGGCTGCACACCAAGACGGGCCTGATGGACGAGCTCGGCAAGGTCAAGCGCGTGGTCGAGAAGCACGGCCCGCTGGACGAGATCCTGCTGGTCCTGGACGCCACGACCGGTCAGAACGGACTGGTGCAGGCGCGGGTGTTCGCGGAGGTCGTGGACATCACCGGCATCGTGCTGACCAAGCTGGACGGTACGGCCAAGGGCGGCATCGTCATCGCGGTCCAGCGCGAACTGGGCGTACCGGTGAAGCTGGTGGGCCTGGGCGAGGGGCCGGACGATCTGGCGCCGTTCGAGCCGGAGGCGTTCGTCGACGCGCTGATCGGCGAGTAG
- a CDS encoding bifunctional DNA primase/polymerase, which produces MGFTIGGSRGTREIRPGSRRRGRTTECTVVAEYTGLWGWAVVPGARAASGRCSCDAPDCTSPGAHPLGFADEVPAGATLDEVTEAWAEVPGASLLLPVGRTFDILDVAAPAGRRALLRLERMGLPLGPVSATPDGRCQFFVATGAAAELPELLYRMGWDDADLDLHCLGPGDHITAPPSDQAGLGPVSWLRHPSLDTAAAPPEARLLLGTLAYVCHRTFP; this is translated from the coding sequence ATGGGCTTCACGATCGGCGGCAGCCGGGGGACCAGGGAGATCAGGCCCGGCTCACGTCGCCGCGGCCGCACGACCGAGTGCACCGTGGTGGCCGAGTACACGGGGCTGTGGGGCTGGGCGGTGGTCCCCGGCGCGCGAGCCGCGTCCGGCCGGTGCTCCTGCGACGCCCCGGACTGTACGTCCCCGGGCGCCCACCCCCTCGGCTTCGCCGACGAGGTCCCCGCCGGCGCCACCCTGGACGAGGTCACCGAGGCGTGGGCGGAAGTGCCGGGCGCGTCCCTGCTGCTGCCCGTCGGCCGCACCTTCGACATCCTCGACGTCGCCGCCCCGGCCGGCCGCCGCGCACTGCTGCGCCTGGAGCGGATGGGGCTCCCGCTCGGCCCGGTCTCGGCGACGCCGGACGGCCGCTGCCAGTTCTTCGTCGCCACCGGCGCGGCGGCCGAGCTGCCGGAGCTGCTCTACCGGATGGGCTGGGACGACGCGGACCTGGACCTGCACTGCCTGGGCCCGGGCGACCACATCACGGCTCCGCCGTCCGACCAGGCGGGCCTGGGGCCCGTGAGCTGGCTCCGCCACCCGTCCCTGGACACGGCGGCGGCACCGCCGGAGGCGCGCCTGCTGCTGGGCACGCTGGCGTACGTCTGCCACCGCACCTTTCCCTGA
- a CDS encoding cytosine permease, with product MPHASESEGAMETRGLEPVPDDERTGHVRELFPTWVAANISVLLLTMGAGMIVFNGLNFWQVLVVATAAPVLSYGIVGLISIAGKRGGSPGMALSRAVFGQRGNLFPGSLIWVARWGWETINAVTGAYAVLTVLDLLFGIKRNIALVVVTLLLFVACTFLVSGLGINALRVCSTWSTYLFGAFSVLVLVHLIANTQWSAVFDKPAGSTAMMVAGIGTIAAGGISWVPSGPDFTRYLPRTASGRAMVGSTVGGAGIVVLPMVLMGAVMAVSTPDLAGTSDPVAFIGEILPLWIAVPYLMIALIGMLLINSMSMYSAGFTAQTLGIKVPRAWAVSINAVISLVFGFLLMVVATSFIGSFVSFLTLLAVAFSAWIGVFGVDMLRRSTYDGEALMDTTRTSAYWYRGGFAWQAMVSWAVALLTGLLFTRVDWFAGPLASSWIGKNGLGWAATIVVAAVLYAVLPRTREQVRATPAAEPKPAPLSI from the coding sequence ATGCCGCACGCCTCCGAATCCGAAGGCGCGATGGAGACCCGTGGCCTCGAACCCGTCCCCGACGACGAGCGCACCGGCCACGTCCGCGAACTCTTCCCCACCTGGGTCGCGGCCAACATCAGCGTGCTGTTGCTCACGATGGGCGCGGGGATGATCGTCTTCAACGGCCTGAACTTCTGGCAGGTGCTGGTCGTCGCGACCGCGGCGCCCGTCCTCTCGTACGGAATCGTGGGCCTGATCTCCATCGCGGGCAAGCGCGGCGGCTCCCCCGGCATGGCCCTGTCCCGGGCGGTCTTCGGCCAGCGCGGAAACCTCTTTCCCGGCTCGCTCATCTGGGTCGCCCGCTGGGGCTGGGAGACGATCAACGCGGTCACCGGCGCCTACGCCGTACTGACCGTGCTGGATCTGCTCTTCGGCATCAAGCGCAACATCGCGCTGGTCGTCGTCACTCTGCTGCTCTTCGTCGCCTGCACCTTCCTCGTCTCAGGCCTCGGCATCAACGCCCTGCGTGTCTGCAGTACATGGTCCACGTATCTCTTCGGCGCGTTCAGCGTCCTGGTGCTGGTCCACCTGATCGCCAACACCCAATGGTCCGCGGTCTTCGACAAGCCGGCCGGGTCGACGGCGATGATGGTCGCGGGCATCGGGACCATCGCGGCGGGTGGTATCAGCTGGGTCCCCTCGGGCCCCGACTTCACCCGCTATCTCCCCCGCACCGCCTCCGGCAGGGCGATGGTCGGCTCAACGGTGGGCGGAGCCGGGATCGTCGTGCTGCCGATGGTGCTGATGGGCGCGGTGATGGCGGTCTCCACACCGGACCTGGCCGGCACGAGCGACCCGGTCGCGTTCATCGGCGAGATCCTGCCGCTGTGGATCGCCGTTCCGTATCTGATGATCGCGCTGATCGGCATGCTGCTGATCAACTCCATGTCGATGTACTCCGCCGGCTTCACCGCGCAGACCCTGGGCATCAAGGTCCCGCGTGCCTGGGCGGTCAGCATCAACGCCGTCATCAGCCTGGTCTTCGGCTTCCTGCTGATGGTCGTGGCAACCAGCTTCATCGGTTCGTTCGTCTCCTTCCTGACGCTGCTGGCCGTGGCGTTCTCGGCGTGGATCGGCGTCTTCGGCGTGGACATGCTGCGCCGGAGCACGTACGACGGCGAGGCGCTGATGGACACCACGCGCACCAGCGCCTACTGGTACCGGGGTGGCTTCGCCTGGCAGGCGATGGTGTCGTGGGCCGTAGCGCTGCTGACCGGCCTGCTGTTCACCAGGGTCGACTGGTTCGCCGGTCCGCTCGCCTCGTCATGGATCGGGAAGAACGGGCTGGGCTGGGCGGCCACGATCGTCGTCGCGGCGGTGCTGTACGCGGTGCTGCCGCGGACGAGGGAGCAGGTTCGGGCCACGCCGGCCGCGGAACCGAAGCCCGCACCCCTGTCCATCTGA
- the ffh gene encoding signal recognition particle protein yields the protein MFDTLSDRLAATFKNLRGKGRLSEADIDATAREIRIALLEADVALPVVRAFIKQVKERAAGSEVSQALNPAQQVIKIVNEELIGILGGETRRLRFAKQPPTVIMLAGLQGAGKTTLAGKLGLWLKGQGHSPLLVACDLQRPNAVNQLAVVAERAGVSVYAPEPGNGVGDPVKVAKDSIEHAKAKQYDVVIVDTAGRLGIDQELMQQAADIRDAVSPDEVLFVVDAMIGQDAVNTAEAFRDGVGFDGVVLSKLDGDARGGAALSVAHVTGRQVMFASNGEKLDDFDAFHPDRMASRILGMGDMLSLIEKAEQTFSQEEAAKMASKLASSKGKDFTLDDFLAQMEQVRKMGSISKLLGMLPGMGQIKDQINNIDDRDVDRISAIIKSMTPAERHDPTIINGSRRARVAKGSGVEVSAVKGLVERFFEARKMMSKMAQGGGMPGMPGMPGMGGGPGRQKKQIKQAKGKRKSGNPMKRKAEEQAAAARREQAAQGGALGLPAGEPGNDFELPDEFKKFMG from the coding sequence GTGTTCGACACCCTCTCCGACCGCCTTGCCGCGACATTCAAGAATCTCCGGGGCAAGGGCCGCCTGTCCGAGGCGGACATCGACGCCACGGCGCGCGAGATCCGTATCGCGCTGCTCGAAGCGGACGTGGCGCTGCCCGTCGTCCGGGCCTTCATCAAGCAGGTCAAGGAGCGTGCCGCCGGCTCCGAGGTCTCGCAGGCGCTGAACCCCGCCCAGCAGGTCATCAAGATCGTCAACGAGGAGCTCATCGGCATCCTCGGTGGCGAGACCCGCCGCCTCCGTTTCGCCAAGCAGCCGCCGACCGTGATCATGCTCGCGGGTCTGCAGGGTGCGGGTAAGACGACGCTGGCCGGAAAGCTGGGTCTCTGGCTCAAGGGCCAGGGGCACTCGCCGCTCCTCGTCGCCTGTGACCTGCAGCGTCCCAATGCCGTCAACCAGCTCGCCGTCGTCGCCGAGCGAGCGGGCGTTTCGGTGTACGCGCCGGAGCCCGGCAACGGCGTCGGCGACCCGGTCAAGGTCGCCAAGGACTCCATCGAGCACGCCAAGGCCAAGCAGTACGACGTGGTCATCGTCGACACCGCGGGCCGCCTCGGTATCGACCAGGAGCTGATGCAGCAGGCCGCGGACATCCGCGACGCCGTCAGCCCCGACGAGGTTCTCTTCGTCGTCGACGCGATGATCGGTCAGGACGCGGTCAACACCGCGGAGGCCTTCCGCGACGGCGTCGGCTTCGACGGCGTGGTGCTGTCCAAGCTCGACGGTGACGCCCGCGGTGGTGCCGCGCTCTCCGTCGCGCATGTCACCGGCCGCCAGGTCATGTTCGCCTCCAACGGCGAGAAGCTGGACGACTTCGACGCGTTCCACCCGGACCGCATGGCGTCCCGCATCCTCGGCATGGGCGACATGCTCAGCCTGATCGAGAAGGCCGAGCAGACCTTCAGCCAGGAAGAGGCCGCCAAAATGGCCTCCAAGCTGGCGAGCAGCAAGGGCAAGGACTTCACGCTCGACGACTTCCTGGCGCAGATGGAGCAGGTCAGGAAGATGGGCTCCATCTCCAAGCTGCTCGGGATGCTGCCCGGCATGGGTCAGATCAAGGACCAGATCAACAACATCGACGACCGGGACGTGGACCGTATCTCCGCGATCATCAAGTCGATGACCCCGGCCGAGCGCCATGACCCGACGATCATCAACGGTTCGCGCCGGGCCCGTGTCGCCAAGGGTTCCGGTGTCGAGGTCAGCGCCGTGAAGGGCCTGGTGGAGCGCTTCTTCGAGGCCCGCAAGATGATGTCGAAGATGGCCCAGGGTGGCGGAATGCCGGGTATGCCCGGGATGCCGGGCATGGGTGGCGGTCCCGGTCGTCAGAAGAAGCAGATCAAGCAGGCCAAGGGCAAGCGCAAGAGCGGTAACCCCATGAAGCGCAAGGCCGAGGAGCAGGCGGCAGCGGCGCGCCGCGAGCAGGCGGCGCAGGGTGGGGCGCTCGGGCTTCCGGCCGGCGAGCCGGGCAATGACTTCGAGCTGCCGGACGAGTTCAAGAAGTTCATGGGCTGA